In one Phalacrocorax carbo chromosome 16, bPhaCar2.1, whole genome shotgun sequence genomic region, the following are encoded:
- the ZNF207 gene encoding BUB3-interacting and GLEBS motif-containing protein ZNF207 isoform X5, with amino-acid sequence MGRKKKKQLKPWCWYCNRDFDDEKILIQHQKAKHFKCHICHKKLYTGPGLAIHCMQVHKETIDAVPNAIPGRTDIELEIYGMEGIPEKDMEERRRLLEQKTQAESQKKKQQDDSDEYEDDESAASTSFQPQQVQPQQGYIPPMAQPGLPPVPGAPGMPPGIPPLMAGVPPMMPGMPPVMPGMPPGLHQQRKYMQSFCGGNMMMPMGGMMPPGPGIPPLMPGMPPGMPPPVGPRPGMPPMTQAQPVTAPGILNRPPAPAASAPTPQPPVTKPLFPSAGQAAAAVPGPVGTDFKPLNSTPATTTEPPKPTFPAYTQSTASTTSTTNSTAAKPATSITSKPATLTTTSATSKLIHPDEDISLEERRAQLPKYQRNLPRPGQASLGNPPVGPIGGMMPPQPGIPPQQQGMRPPMPPHGQYGAHHQGMPGYLPGAMPPYGQGPPMVPPYQSGPPRPPMGMRPPVMSQGGRY; translated from the exons ATGGGAcgtaagaaaaagaagcagctgaaaccTTGGTGCTG GTATTGTAACAGGGATTTTGATGATGAAAAAATCCTTATTCAGCAtcaaaaagcaaagcactttAAATGCCATATATGTCATAAGAAGCTGTATACAGGACCTGGTTTAGCTATACATTGCATGCAG GTACATAAAGAAACAATAGATGCTGTTCCAAATGCTATTCCTGGAAGAACAGACATTGAACTGGAAATCTATGGCATGGAGGGCATTCCAGAAAAAGATATGGAGGAGCGGAGGAGGTTACTTGAACAAAAAACTCAGG CAGAgagccagaaaaagaaacaacaggaTGATTCTGATGAGTATGAAGATGATGAATCTGCGGCTTCAACTTCATTTCAACCGCAGCAAGTTCAGCCACAGCAGGGGTACATTCCCCCGATGGCACAACCAGGTTTGCCTCCTGTGCCAGGTGCACCAGGGATGCCTCCAG gtATACCACCATTAATGGCAGGTGTTCCACCTATGATGCCTGGAATGCCTCCAGTTATGCCTGGAATGCCACCTGG ATTACATCAGCAGAGAAAATACATGCAGTCATTTTGTGGTGGAAACAT gATGATGCCAATGGGTGGAATGATGCCTCCTGGGCCAGGGATACCACCTCTTATGCCTGGCATGCCACCAG GTATGCCACCGCCTGTGGGTCCTCGTCCTGGGATGCCTCCAATGACACAAGCACAGCCTGTTACAGCACCGGGCATTCTTAACAgacctccagctcctgctgcatcAGCACCTACCCCCCAGCCTCCAGTTACTAAACCACTCTTCCCAAGTGCGGGGCAG gctgcagcagctgttccAGGTCCAGTTGGTACTGATTTCAAACCTTTGAATTCTACACCTGCAACAACAACAGAACCCCCAAAACCTACATTCCCTGCTTACACACAGTCTACAGCCTCAACCACTAGCACGACAAACAGTACTGCAGCTAAACCAGCTACATCTATAACAAGTAAGCCTGCTACCCTCACAACAACCAGTGCAACCAGTAAGTTGATCCATCCAGATGAGGATATATCACTG gaagagagaagggcACAGTTGCCTAAGTATCAGCGTAATCTTCCTCGACCAGGACAAGCTTCCTTGGGTAATCCACCAGTTGGACCAATTGGAGGTATGATGCCACCACAGCCAGGAATTCCTCCACAGCAACAAGGAATGAGACCTCCCATGCCACCTCATG GTCAGTATGGTGCTCATCACCAGGGCATGCCAGGATATCTTCCTGGAGCAATGCCTCCATACGGTCAGGGACCTCCGATGGTTCCCCCTTACCAAAGTGGACCTCCTCGACCTCCAATGGGAATGAGACCTCCTGTAATGTCGCAAGGTGGCCGCTACTGA
- the ZNF207 gene encoding BUB3-interacting and GLEBS motif-containing protein ZNF207 isoform X3: MGRKKKKQLKPWCWYCNRDFDDEKILIQHQKAKHFKCHICHKKLYTGPGLAIHCMQVHKETIDAVPNAIPGRTDIELEIYGMEGIPEKDMEERRRLLEQKTQAESQKKKQQDDSDEYEDDESAASTSFQPQQVQPQQGYIPPMAQPGLPPVPGAPGMPPGIPPLMAGVPPMMPGMPPVMPGMPPGMMPMGGMMPPGPGIPPLMPGMPPGMPPPVGPRPGMPPMTQAQPVTAPGILNRPPAPAASAPTPQPPVTKPLFPSAGQMGTPVTSSSTASSNSESLSASSNALFPSTAQAAAAVPGPVGTDFKPLNSTPATTTEPPKPTFPAYTQSTASTTSTTNSTAAKPATSITSKPATLTTTSATSKLIHPDEDISLEERRAQLPKYQRNLPRPGQASLGNPPVGPIGGMMPPQPGIPPQQQGMRPPMPPHGQYGAHHQGMPGYLPGAMPPYGQGPPMVPPYQSGPPRPPMGMRPPVMSQGGRY; the protein is encoded by the exons ATGGGAcgtaagaaaaagaagcagctgaaaccTTGGTGCTG GTATTGTAACAGGGATTTTGATGATGAAAAAATCCTTATTCAGCAtcaaaaagcaaagcactttAAATGCCATATATGTCATAAGAAGCTGTATACAGGACCTGGTTTAGCTATACATTGCATGCAG GTACATAAAGAAACAATAGATGCTGTTCCAAATGCTATTCCTGGAAGAACAGACATTGAACTGGAAATCTATGGCATGGAGGGCATTCCAGAAAAAGATATGGAGGAGCGGAGGAGGTTACTTGAACAAAAAACTCAGG CAGAgagccagaaaaagaaacaacaggaTGATTCTGATGAGTATGAAGATGATGAATCTGCGGCTTCAACTTCATTTCAACCGCAGCAAGTTCAGCCACAGCAGGGGTACATTCCCCCGATGGCACAACCAGGTTTGCCTCCTGTGCCAGGTGCACCAGGGATGCCTCCAG gtATACCACCATTAATGGCAGGTGTTCCACCTATGATGCCTGGAATGCCTCCAGTTATGCCTGGAATGCCACCTGG gATGATGCCAATGGGTGGAATGATGCCTCCTGGGCCAGGGATACCACCTCTTATGCCTGGCATGCCACCAG GTATGCCACCGCCTGTGGGTCCTCGTCCTGGGATGCCTCCAATGACACAAGCACAGCCTGTTACAGCACCGGGCATTCTTAACAgacctccagctcctgctgcatcAGCACCTACCCCCCAGCCTCCAGTTACTAAACCACTCTTCCCAAGTGCGGGGCAG ATGGGGACACCTGTCACAAGCTCAAGTACAGCTTCCTCCAATTCAGAAAGTCTGTCAGCATCTTCTAACGCTCTGTTTCCTAGCACAGCACAA gctgcagcagctgttccAGGTCCAGTTGGTACTGATTTCAAACCTTTGAATTCTACACCTGCAACAACAACAGAACCCCCAAAACCTACATTCCCTGCTTACACACAGTCTACAGCCTCAACCACTAGCACGACAAACAGTACTGCAGCTAAACCAGCTACATCTATAACAAGTAAGCCTGCTACCCTCACAACAACCAGTGCAACCAGTAAGTTGATCCATCCAGATGAGGATATATCACTG gaagagagaagggcACAGTTGCCTAAGTATCAGCGTAATCTTCCTCGACCAGGACAAGCTTCCTTGGGTAATCCACCAGTTGGACCAATTGGAGGTATGATGCCACCACAGCCAGGAATTCCTCCACAGCAACAAGGAATGAGACCTCCCATGCCACCTCATG GTCAGTATGGTGCTCATCACCAGGGCATGCCAGGATATCTTCCTGGAGCAATGCCTCCATACGGTCAGGGACCTCCGATGGTTCCCCCTTACCAAAGTGGACCTCCTCGACCTCCAATGGGAATGAGACCTCCTGTAATGTCGCAAGGTGGCCGCTACTGA
- the ZNF207 gene encoding BUB3-interacting and GLEBS motif-containing protein ZNF207 isoform X6, producing the protein MGRKKKKQLKPWCWYCNRDFDDEKILIQHQKAKHFKCHICHKKLYTGPGLAIHCMQVHKETIDAVPNAIPGRTDIELEIYGMEGIPEKDMEERRRLLEQKTQESQKKKQQDDSDEYEDDESAASTSFQPQQVQPQQGYIPPMAQPGLPPVPGAPGMPPGIPPLMAGVPPMMPGMPPVMPGMPPGLHQQRKYMQSFCGGNMMMPMGGMMPPGPGIPPLMPGMPPGMPPPVGPRPGMPPMTQAQPVTAPGILNRPPAPAASAPTPQPPVTKPLFPSAGQAAAAVPGPVGTDFKPLNSTPATTTEPPKPTFPAYTQSTASTTSTTNSTAAKPATSITSKPATLTTTSATSKLIHPDEDISLEERRAQLPKYQRNLPRPGQASLGNPPVGPIGGMMPPQPGIPPQQQGMRPPMPPHGQYGAHHQGMPGYLPGAMPPYGQGPPMVPPYQSGPPRPPMGMRPPVMSQGGRY; encoded by the exons ATGGGAcgtaagaaaaagaagcagctgaaaccTTGGTGCTG GTATTGTAACAGGGATTTTGATGATGAAAAAATCCTTATTCAGCAtcaaaaagcaaagcactttAAATGCCATATATGTCATAAGAAGCTGTATACAGGACCTGGTTTAGCTATACATTGCATGCAG GTACATAAAGAAACAATAGATGCTGTTCCAAATGCTATTCCTGGAAGAACAGACATTGAACTGGAAATCTATGGCATGGAGGGCATTCCAGAAAAAGATATGGAGGAGCGGAGGAGGTTACTTGAACAAAAAACTCAGG AgagccagaaaaagaaacaacaggaTGATTCTGATGAGTATGAAGATGATGAATCTGCGGCTTCAACTTCATTTCAACCGCAGCAAGTTCAGCCACAGCAGGGGTACATTCCCCCGATGGCACAACCAGGTTTGCCTCCTGTGCCAGGTGCACCAGGGATGCCTCCAG gtATACCACCATTAATGGCAGGTGTTCCACCTATGATGCCTGGAATGCCTCCAGTTATGCCTGGAATGCCACCTGG ATTACATCAGCAGAGAAAATACATGCAGTCATTTTGTGGTGGAAACAT gATGATGCCAATGGGTGGAATGATGCCTCCTGGGCCAGGGATACCACCTCTTATGCCTGGCATGCCACCAG GTATGCCACCGCCTGTGGGTCCTCGTCCTGGGATGCCTCCAATGACACAAGCACAGCCTGTTACAGCACCGGGCATTCTTAACAgacctccagctcctgctgcatcAGCACCTACCCCCCAGCCTCCAGTTACTAAACCACTCTTCCCAAGTGCGGGGCAG gctgcagcagctgttccAGGTCCAGTTGGTACTGATTTCAAACCTTTGAATTCTACACCTGCAACAACAACAGAACCCCCAAAACCTACATTCCCTGCTTACACACAGTCTACAGCCTCAACCACTAGCACGACAAACAGTACTGCAGCTAAACCAGCTACATCTATAACAAGTAAGCCTGCTACCCTCACAACAACCAGTGCAACCAGTAAGTTGATCCATCCAGATGAGGATATATCACTG gaagagagaagggcACAGTTGCCTAAGTATCAGCGTAATCTTCCTCGACCAGGACAAGCTTCCTTGGGTAATCCACCAGTTGGACCAATTGGAGGTATGATGCCACCACAGCCAGGAATTCCTCCACAGCAACAAGGAATGAGACCTCCCATGCCACCTCATG GTCAGTATGGTGCTCATCACCAGGGCATGCCAGGATATCTTCCTGGAGCAATGCCTCCATACGGTCAGGGACCTCCGATGGTTCCCCCTTACCAAAGTGGACCTCCTCGACCTCCAATGGGAATGAGACCTCCTGTAATGTCGCAAGGTGGCCGCTACTGA
- the ZNF207 gene encoding BUB3-interacting and GLEBS motif-containing protein ZNF207 isoform X1: MGRKKKKQLKPWCWYCNRDFDDEKILIQHQKAKHFKCHICHKKLYTGPGLAIHCMQVHKETIDAVPNAIPGRTDIELEIYGMEGIPEKDMEERRRLLEQKTQAESQKKKQQDDSDEYEDDESAASTSFQPQQVQPQQGYIPPMAQPGLPPVPGAPGMPPGIPPLMAGVPPMMPGMPPVMPGMPPGLHQQRKYMQSFCGGNMMMPMGGMMPPGPGIPPLMPGMPPGMPPPVGPRPGMPPMTQAQPVTAPGILNRPPAPAASAPTPQPPVTKPLFPSAGQMGTPVTSSSTASSNSESLSASSNALFPSTAQAAAAVPGPVGTDFKPLNSTPATTTEPPKPTFPAYTQSTASTTSTTNSTAAKPATSITSKPATLTTTSATSKLIHPDEDISLEERRAQLPKYQRNLPRPGQASLGNPPVGPIGGMMPPQPGIPPQQQGMRPPMPPHGQYGAHHQGMPGYLPGAMPPYGQGPPMVPPYQSGPPRPPMGMRPPVMSQGGRY; this comes from the exons ATGGGAcgtaagaaaaagaagcagctgaaaccTTGGTGCTG GTATTGTAACAGGGATTTTGATGATGAAAAAATCCTTATTCAGCAtcaaaaagcaaagcactttAAATGCCATATATGTCATAAGAAGCTGTATACAGGACCTGGTTTAGCTATACATTGCATGCAG GTACATAAAGAAACAATAGATGCTGTTCCAAATGCTATTCCTGGAAGAACAGACATTGAACTGGAAATCTATGGCATGGAGGGCATTCCAGAAAAAGATATGGAGGAGCGGAGGAGGTTACTTGAACAAAAAACTCAGG CAGAgagccagaaaaagaaacaacaggaTGATTCTGATGAGTATGAAGATGATGAATCTGCGGCTTCAACTTCATTTCAACCGCAGCAAGTTCAGCCACAGCAGGGGTACATTCCCCCGATGGCACAACCAGGTTTGCCTCCTGTGCCAGGTGCACCAGGGATGCCTCCAG gtATACCACCATTAATGGCAGGTGTTCCACCTATGATGCCTGGAATGCCTCCAGTTATGCCTGGAATGCCACCTGG ATTACATCAGCAGAGAAAATACATGCAGTCATTTTGTGGTGGAAACAT gATGATGCCAATGGGTGGAATGATGCCTCCTGGGCCAGGGATACCACCTCTTATGCCTGGCATGCCACCAG GTATGCCACCGCCTGTGGGTCCTCGTCCTGGGATGCCTCCAATGACACAAGCACAGCCTGTTACAGCACCGGGCATTCTTAACAgacctccagctcctgctgcatcAGCACCTACCCCCCAGCCTCCAGTTACTAAACCACTCTTCCCAAGTGCGGGGCAG ATGGGGACACCTGTCACAAGCTCAAGTACAGCTTCCTCCAATTCAGAAAGTCTGTCAGCATCTTCTAACGCTCTGTTTCCTAGCACAGCACAA gctgcagcagctgttccAGGTCCAGTTGGTACTGATTTCAAACCTTTGAATTCTACACCTGCAACAACAACAGAACCCCCAAAACCTACATTCCCTGCTTACACACAGTCTACAGCCTCAACCACTAGCACGACAAACAGTACTGCAGCTAAACCAGCTACATCTATAACAAGTAAGCCTGCTACCCTCACAACAACCAGTGCAACCAGTAAGTTGATCCATCCAGATGAGGATATATCACTG gaagagagaagggcACAGTTGCCTAAGTATCAGCGTAATCTTCCTCGACCAGGACAAGCTTCCTTGGGTAATCCACCAGTTGGACCAATTGGAGGTATGATGCCACCACAGCCAGGAATTCCTCCACAGCAACAAGGAATGAGACCTCCCATGCCACCTCATG GTCAGTATGGTGCTCATCACCAGGGCATGCCAGGATATCTTCCTGGAGCAATGCCTCCATACGGTCAGGGACCTCCGATGGTTCCCCCTTACCAAAGTGGACCTCCTCGACCTCCAATGGGAATGAGACCTCCTGTAATGTCGCAAGGTGGCCGCTACTGA
- the ZNF207 gene encoding BUB3-interacting and GLEBS motif-containing protein ZNF207 isoform X4, whose translation MGRKKKKQLKPWCWYCNRDFDDEKILIQHQKAKHFKCHICHKKLYTGPGLAIHCMQVHKETIDAVPNAIPGRTDIELEIYGMEGIPEKDMEERRRLLEQKTQESQKKKQQDDSDEYEDDESAASTSFQPQQVQPQQGYIPPMAQPGLPPVPGAPGMPPGIPPLMAGVPPMMPGMPPVMPGMPPGMMPMGGMMPPGPGIPPLMPGMPPGMPPPVGPRPGMPPMTQAQPVTAPGILNRPPAPAASAPTPQPPVTKPLFPSAGQMGTPVTSSSTASSNSESLSASSNALFPSTAQAAAAVPGPVGTDFKPLNSTPATTTEPPKPTFPAYTQSTASTTSTTNSTAAKPATSITSKPATLTTTSATSKLIHPDEDISLEERRAQLPKYQRNLPRPGQASLGNPPVGPIGGMMPPQPGIPPQQQGMRPPMPPHGQYGAHHQGMPGYLPGAMPPYGQGPPMVPPYQSGPPRPPMGMRPPVMSQGGRY comes from the exons ATGGGAcgtaagaaaaagaagcagctgaaaccTTGGTGCTG GTATTGTAACAGGGATTTTGATGATGAAAAAATCCTTATTCAGCAtcaaaaagcaaagcactttAAATGCCATATATGTCATAAGAAGCTGTATACAGGACCTGGTTTAGCTATACATTGCATGCAG GTACATAAAGAAACAATAGATGCTGTTCCAAATGCTATTCCTGGAAGAACAGACATTGAACTGGAAATCTATGGCATGGAGGGCATTCCAGAAAAAGATATGGAGGAGCGGAGGAGGTTACTTGAACAAAAAACTCAGG AgagccagaaaaagaaacaacaggaTGATTCTGATGAGTATGAAGATGATGAATCTGCGGCTTCAACTTCATTTCAACCGCAGCAAGTTCAGCCACAGCAGGGGTACATTCCCCCGATGGCACAACCAGGTTTGCCTCCTGTGCCAGGTGCACCAGGGATGCCTCCAG gtATACCACCATTAATGGCAGGTGTTCCACCTATGATGCCTGGAATGCCTCCAGTTATGCCTGGAATGCCACCTGG gATGATGCCAATGGGTGGAATGATGCCTCCTGGGCCAGGGATACCACCTCTTATGCCTGGCATGCCACCAG GTATGCCACCGCCTGTGGGTCCTCGTCCTGGGATGCCTCCAATGACACAAGCACAGCCTGTTACAGCACCGGGCATTCTTAACAgacctccagctcctgctgcatcAGCACCTACCCCCCAGCCTCCAGTTACTAAACCACTCTTCCCAAGTGCGGGGCAG ATGGGGACACCTGTCACAAGCTCAAGTACAGCTTCCTCCAATTCAGAAAGTCTGTCAGCATCTTCTAACGCTCTGTTTCCTAGCACAGCACAA gctgcagcagctgttccAGGTCCAGTTGGTACTGATTTCAAACCTTTGAATTCTACACCTGCAACAACAACAGAACCCCCAAAACCTACATTCCCTGCTTACACACAGTCTACAGCCTCAACCACTAGCACGACAAACAGTACTGCAGCTAAACCAGCTACATCTATAACAAGTAAGCCTGCTACCCTCACAACAACCAGTGCAACCAGTAAGTTGATCCATCCAGATGAGGATATATCACTG gaagagagaagggcACAGTTGCCTAAGTATCAGCGTAATCTTCCTCGACCAGGACAAGCTTCCTTGGGTAATCCACCAGTTGGACCAATTGGAGGTATGATGCCACCACAGCCAGGAATTCCTCCACAGCAACAAGGAATGAGACCTCCCATGCCACCTCATG GTCAGTATGGTGCTCATCACCAGGGCATGCCAGGATATCTTCCTGGAGCAATGCCTCCATACGGTCAGGGACCTCCGATGGTTCCCCCTTACCAAAGTGGACCTCCTCGACCTCCAATGGGAATGAGACCTCCTGTAATGTCGCAAGGTGGCCGCTACTGA
- the ZNF207 gene encoding BUB3-interacting and GLEBS motif-containing protein ZNF207 isoform X7: MGRKKKKQLKPWCWYCNRDFDDEKILIQHQKAKHFKCHICHKKLYTGPGLAIHCMQVHKETIDAVPNAIPGRTDIELEIYGMEGIPEKDMEERRRLLEQKTQAESQKKKQQDDSDEYEDDESAASTSFQPQQVQPQQGYIPPMAQPGLPPVPGAPGMPPGIPPLMAGVPPMMPGMPPVMPGMPPGMMPMGGMMPPGPGIPPLMPGMPPGMPPPVGPRPGMPPMTQAQPVTAPGILNRPPAPAASAPTPQPPVTKPLFPSAGQAAAAVPGPVGTDFKPLNSTPATTTEPPKPTFPAYTQSTASTTSTTNSTAAKPATSITSKPATLTTTSATSKLIHPDEDISLEERRAQLPKYQRNLPRPGQASLGNPPVGPIGGMMPPQPGIPPQQQGMRPPMPPHGQYGAHHQGMPGYLPGAMPPYGQGPPMVPPYQSGPPRPPMGMRPPVMSQGGRY, from the exons ATGGGAcgtaagaaaaagaagcagctgaaaccTTGGTGCTG GTATTGTAACAGGGATTTTGATGATGAAAAAATCCTTATTCAGCAtcaaaaagcaaagcactttAAATGCCATATATGTCATAAGAAGCTGTATACAGGACCTGGTTTAGCTATACATTGCATGCAG GTACATAAAGAAACAATAGATGCTGTTCCAAATGCTATTCCTGGAAGAACAGACATTGAACTGGAAATCTATGGCATGGAGGGCATTCCAGAAAAAGATATGGAGGAGCGGAGGAGGTTACTTGAACAAAAAACTCAGG CAGAgagccagaaaaagaaacaacaggaTGATTCTGATGAGTATGAAGATGATGAATCTGCGGCTTCAACTTCATTTCAACCGCAGCAAGTTCAGCCACAGCAGGGGTACATTCCCCCGATGGCACAACCAGGTTTGCCTCCTGTGCCAGGTGCACCAGGGATGCCTCCAG gtATACCACCATTAATGGCAGGTGTTCCACCTATGATGCCTGGAATGCCTCCAGTTATGCCTGGAATGCCACCTGG gATGATGCCAATGGGTGGAATGATGCCTCCTGGGCCAGGGATACCACCTCTTATGCCTGGCATGCCACCAG GTATGCCACCGCCTGTGGGTCCTCGTCCTGGGATGCCTCCAATGACACAAGCACAGCCTGTTACAGCACCGGGCATTCTTAACAgacctccagctcctgctgcatcAGCACCTACCCCCCAGCCTCCAGTTACTAAACCACTCTTCCCAAGTGCGGGGCAG gctgcagcagctgttccAGGTCCAGTTGGTACTGATTTCAAACCTTTGAATTCTACACCTGCAACAACAACAGAACCCCCAAAACCTACATTCCCTGCTTACACACAGTCTACAGCCTCAACCACTAGCACGACAAACAGTACTGCAGCTAAACCAGCTACATCTATAACAAGTAAGCCTGCTACCCTCACAACAACCAGTGCAACCAGTAAGTTGATCCATCCAGATGAGGATATATCACTG gaagagagaagggcACAGTTGCCTAAGTATCAGCGTAATCTTCCTCGACCAGGACAAGCTTCCTTGGGTAATCCACCAGTTGGACCAATTGGAGGTATGATGCCACCACAGCCAGGAATTCCTCCACAGCAACAAGGAATGAGACCTCCCATGCCACCTCATG GTCAGTATGGTGCTCATCACCAGGGCATGCCAGGATATCTTCCTGGAGCAATGCCTCCATACGGTCAGGGACCTCCGATGGTTCCCCCTTACCAAAGTGGACCTCCTCGACCTCCAATGGGAATGAGACCTCCTGTAATGTCGCAAGGTGGCCGCTACTGA
- the ZNF207 gene encoding BUB3-interacting and GLEBS motif-containing protein ZNF207 isoform X2 yields the protein MGRKKKKQLKPWCWYCNRDFDDEKILIQHQKAKHFKCHICHKKLYTGPGLAIHCMQVHKETIDAVPNAIPGRTDIELEIYGMEGIPEKDMEERRRLLEQKTQESQKKKQQDDSDEYEDDESAASTSFQPQQVQPQQGYIPPMAQPGLPPVPGAPGMPPGIPPLMAGVPPMMPGMPPVMPGMPPGLHQQRKYMQSFCGGNMMMPMGGMMPPGPGIPPLMPGMPPGMPPPVGPRPGMPPMTQAQPVTAPGILNRPPAPAASAPTPQPPVTKPLFPSAGQMGTPVTSSSTASSNSESLSASSNALFPSTAQAAAAVPGPVGTDFKPLNSTPATTTEPPKPTFPAYTQSTASTTSTTNSTAAKPATSITSKPATLTTTSATSKLIHPDEDISLEERRAQLPKYQRNLPRPGQASLGNPPVGPIGGMMPPQPGIPPQQQGMRPPMPPHGQYGAHHQGMPGYLPGAMPPYGQGPPMVPPYQSGPPRPPMGMRPPVMSQGGRY from the exons ATGGGAcgtaagaaaaagaagcagctgaaaccTTGGTGCTG GTATTGTAACAGGGATTTTGATGATGAAAAAATCCTTATTCAGCAtcaaaaagcaaagcactttAAATGCCATATATGTCATAAGAAGCTGTATACAGGACCTGGTTTAGCTATACATTGCATGCAG GTACATAAAGAAACAATAGATGCTGTTCCAAATGCTATTCCTGGAAGAACAGACATTGAACTGGAAATCTATGGCATGGAGGGCATTCCAGAAAAAGATATGGAGGAGCGGAGGAGGTTACTTGAACAAAAAACTCAGG AgagccagaaaaagaaacaacaggaTGATTCTGATGAGTATGAAGATGATGAATCTGCGGCTTCAACTTCATTTCAACCGCAGCAAGTTCAGCCACAGCAGGGGTACATTCCCCCGATGGCACAACCAGGTTTGCCTCCTGTGCCAGGTGCACCAGGGATGCCTCCAG gtATACCACCATTAATGGCAGGTGTTCCACCTATGATGCCTGGAATGCCTCCAGTTATGCCTGGAATGCCACCTGG ATTACATCAGCAGAGAAAATACATGCAGTCATTTTGTGGTGGAAACAT gATGATGCCAATGGGTGGAATGATGCCTCCTGGGCCAGGGATACCACCTCTTATGCCTGGCATGCCACCAG GTATGCCACCGCCTGTGGGTCCTCGTCCTGGGATGCCTCCAATGACACAAGCACAGCCTGTTACAGCACCGGGCATTCTTAACAgacctccagctcctgctgcatcAGCACCTACCCCCCAGCCTCCAGTTACTAAACCACTCTTCCCAAGTGCGGGGCAG ATGGGGACACCTGTCACAAGCTCAAGTACAGCTTCCTCCAATTCAGAAAGTCTGTCAGCATCTTCTAACGCTCTGTTTCCTAGCACAGCACAA gctgcagcagctgttccAGGTCCAGTTGGTACTGATTTCAAACCTTTGAATTCTACACCTGCAACAACAACAGAACCCCCAAAACCTACATTCCCTGCTTACACACAGTCTACAGCCTCAACCACTAGCACGACAAACAGTACTGCAGCTAAACCAGCTACATCTATAACAAGTAAGCCTGCTACCCTCACAACAACCAGTGCAACCAGTAAGTTGATCCATCCAGATGAGGATATATCACTG gaagagagaagggcACAGTTGCCTAAGTATCAGCGTAATCTTCCTCGACCAGGACAAGCTTCCTTGGGTAATCCACCAGTTGGACCAATTGGAGGTATGATGCCACCACAGCCAGGAATTCCTCCACAGCAACAAGGAATGAGACCTCCCATGCCACCTCATG GTCAGTATGGTGCTCATCACCAGGGCATGCCAGGATATCTTCCTGGAGCAATGCCTCCATACGGTCAGGGACCTCCGATGGTTCCCCCTTACCAAAGTGGACCTCCTCGACCTCCAATGGGAATGAGACCTCCTGTAATGTCGCAAGGTGGCCGCTACTGA